Proteins from a genomic interval of Quercus robur chromosome 9, dhQueRobu3.1, whole genome shotgun sequence:
- the LOC126700797 gene encoding uncharacterized protein LOC126700797, producing MLSSDDKFGGNLVSISRALKFQECLNSCGLIDLGFSGPKFTWSNHHPLSQLIQGRIDRAFAKADWNVLDPEACVKHLERAHSDHCPIILSLRNYIGYQLLRPFRFQPMWLSHPTFHEVVKDAWSNHTTLPNAITSFTSKAQVWNKNQFGNIFHKKKRICARLRGIQIALGNGPNEFLIELERSLRSDLAEISKLEADFWSMKAHISWVVEGDENSTFFHTSALMRRRRNRIVNMKDRMGNWLNNEQDIANFIRRGFLELFITSHHNFSLEEWHPPFLAM from the coding sequence ATGCTCTCTAGTGATGACAAGTTTGGTGGGAATCTTGTTAGTATTTCTAGAGCTCTCAAATTCCAGGAGTGCTTAAATAGTTGCGGCTTGATTGATCTGGGATTCTCAGGACCGAAATTTACTTGGTCAAACCACCACCCTCTTTCTCAGCTCATACAAGGAAGAATTGATAGGGCATTTGCAAAAGCTGATTGGAATGTCCTAGATCCGGAAGCATGTGTCAAGCATCTGGAGAGGGCTCATTCTGATCATTGCCCAATCATTCTATCACTGAGAAACTATATAGGGTATCAATTGCTGAGACCATTCAGATTCCAACCGATGTGGCTTTCTCATCCCACCTTCCATGAAGTAGTCAAAGATGCTTGGTCGAATCATACCACCTTGCCCAATGCTATTACTTCTTTTACTTCTAAAGCTCAAGTCTGGAATAAAAATCAGTTTggcaacatttttcataaaaagaagagaatttgTGCCAGACTGCGTGGCATCCAAATTGCGCTTGGAAATGGCCCAAATGAGTTTTTGATTGAGTTAGAGAGATCCCTACGGTCTGATCTTGCTGAAATCTCTAAGCTAGAGGCCGATTTTTGGAGTATGAAAGCCCATATCTCTTGGGTGGTTGAGGGAGATGAGAACTCAACTTTCTTCCACACTTCAGCCCTTATGCGCAGGAGAAGAAACCGTATAGTCAACATGAAAGATAGAATGGGAAATTGGCTTAATAATGAGCAGGATATTGCAAACTTCATCAGAAGGGGTTTTCTAGAGCTTTTCATAACTTCCCACCACAACTTCTCTTTAGAAGAGTGGCACCCCCCCTTTTTGGCAATGTGA